A stretch of Bradyrhizobium sp. AZCC 2262 DNA encodes these proteins:
- a CDS encoding nuclear transport factor 2 family protein, protein MSSAANKKLVQQVYTDSANRSGTTFVDNLAEDAIWIVTGQYSWSHEFKGREAINNGLMGHFRSFFAGRPRTLAFNFIAEGDYVVVEARGDNVTKSGERYDNQYCMVWRIENGKIKEIKEYCDSALVERVLGPFPAEQKLAVAI, encoded by the coding sequence ATGAGTTCAGCCGCCAACAAGAAGCTGGTGCAACAGGTCTACACCGACTCAGCGAACCGGAGCGGGACCACGTTCGTCGACAACCTTGCTGAGGACGCGATCTGGATCGTCACCGGCCAGTATTCCTGGTCGCATGAGTTCAAGGGCCGCGAGGCCATCAACAACGGCCTGATGGGGCATTTCCGATCGTTCTTCGCCGGGCGGCCGCGCACGCTGGCGTTCAATTTTATCGCGGAAGGCGACTACGTCGTCGTCGAAGCCCGCGGGGACAATGTCACCAAGTCCGGGGAGCGCTACGACAATCAGTACTGCATGGTCTGGCGGATCGAGAACGGCAAGATCAAGGAGATCAAGGAATACTGCGATTCCGCGCTGGTGGAGCGTGTGCTCGGTCCGTTCCCCGCGGAGCAAAAGCTCGCTGTCGCGATTTGA
- a CDS encoding carboxymuconolactone decarboxylase family protein: MTARLEPATPPYPDKVQAAFDRMPRSWMPPFRLFTTLARHPELFERFIRGAPSYLPGTKLSIRQREVLLHRVTARCGCEYEWGMRVHYFAGEAGLTAAQVSATVHGDADSACWEANDAVLIRLADELHDTCDISDELWSELRAAFGDEAILELLLLAGYYRTVGYLANGLRLPPEPDVSQPFPAA, from the coding sequence ATGACCGCACGACTGGAGCCGGCCACACCGCCTTATCCCGACAAAGTTCAGGCCGCCTTCGATCGCATGCCGCGATCCTGGATGCCTCCCTTTCGCCTGTTCACCACGCTCGCGCGCCATCCCGAACTGTTCGAGCGCTTCATTCGCGGCGCGCCGAGCTATCTTCCCGGAACAAAGCTCAGCATCCGGCAGCGCGAGGTCCTGCTGCATCGCGTGACCGCGCGCTGCGGCTGCGAATATGAGTGGGGCATGCGCGTGCACTACTTTGCCGGCGAGGCGGGGCTAACCGCAGCGCAGGTCAGCGCCACGGTGCATGGCGACGCCGACAGCGCCTGCTGGGAGGCCAACGATGCGGTGCTGATCCGCCTCGCTGACGAACTGCACGACACCTGCGACATCAGCGACGAACTGTGGTCGGAATTGCGGGCGGCGTTCGGGGATGAAGCGATCCTCGAACTGCTGCTGCTCGCCGGCTACTACCGGACGGTCGGCTATCTCGCCAACGGCCTGCGCCTGCCGCCCGAACCCGATGTCAGCCAGCCATTTCCGGCGGCCTGA